A region from the Mycobacterium heidelbergense genome encodes:
- a CDS encoding ABC transporter ATP-binding protein yields MAEIVLDHVNKSYADGAMAVRDLSITIADGEFLILVGPSGCGKTTTLNMIAGLEDISSGELRIGGERVNEKAPKDRDIAMVFQSYALYPHMTVRQNIAFPLTLAKMKKAEIAQKVEETAKTLDLTEFLDRKPSQLSGGQRQRVAMGRAIVRHPKAFLMDEPLSNLDAKLRVQMRGEIARLQRRLGTTTVYVTHDQTEAMTLGDRVVVMHGGVAQQIGTPDELYERPANLFVAGFIGSPAMNFFPATLTPTGLTLSFGEVMLAPEVQRVIAQHEKPENVIVGVRPEHLADAALIDGYQRIRALTFEVKVDLVESLGADKYVYFTTAGPVVHSAQLDELEAQGEVHENQFVARVPAESKAAIGQSIELALDTSKVAVFDADSGMNLTVPADAG; encoded by the coding sequence ATGGCCGAGATTGTGTTGGACCACGTCAACAAGAGCTACGCCGACGGCGCGATGGCGGTGAGGGACCTGAGCATCACCATCGCCGATGGGGAATTCCTGATCCTGGTGGGGCCCTCCGGCTGCGGCAAGACCACGACGCTCAACATGATCGCCGGGCTCGAGGACATCTCGTCGGGCGAGCTGCGCATCGGCGGCGAACGGGTGAACGAGAAGGCGCCCAAGGACCGCGATATCGCGATGGTGTTCCAGTCTTACGCGCTGTACCCGCACATGACCGTGCGGCAGAACATCGCGTTTCCGCTGACCCTGGCGAAGATGAAGAAGGCCGAGATCGCGCAGAAGGTCGAGGAGACCGCGAAAACCCTTGACCTGACCGAGTTTTTGGACCGCAAGCCGTCCCAGTTGTCGGGCGGGCAACGTCAGCGGGTCGCGATGGGCCGGGCGATCGTGCGCCACCCCAAGGCGTTTCTGATGGACGAGCCGCTGTCCAACCTGGACGCCAAACTGCGGGTGCAGATGCGCGGCGAGATCGCCCGGCTGCAGCGCAGATTGGGCACCACCACCGTCTACGTCACCCACGACCAGACCGAGGCCATGACGCTGGGCGACCGCGTGGTGGTGATGCACGGCGGGGTGGCACAGCAGATCGGCACCCCGGACGAGCTTTACGAGCGTCCCGCCAACCTGTTCGTCGCGGGGTTCATCGGCTCGCCGGCGATGAACTTCTTCCCCGCGACCCTGACGCCGACCGGATTGACCCTGTCCTTCGGCGAGGTGATGCTGGCGCCGGAGGTTCAGCGGGTGATCGCGCAGCACGAGAAGCCGGAGAACGTCATCGTCGGGGTGCGGCCCGAGCACCTGGCCGACGCCGCGCTGATCGACGGCTATCAGCGGATCAGGGCGCTGACCTTCGAGGTGAAGGTCGACCTGGTCGAATCGCTGGGCGCCGACAAGTACGTGTACTTCACCACCGCCGGCCCGGTCGTGCACTCCGCTCAGCTGGACGAGCTGGAGGCCCAGGGTGAAGTCCACGAAAACCAGTTCGTCGCAAGGGTTCCCGCCGAGTCGAAGGCGGCCATCGGGCAGTCCATCGAGTTGGCGTTGGACACGTCGAAAGTCGCCGTCTTCGACGCCGACTCCGGGATGAACCTGACGGTTCCGGCCGACGCCGGGTGA
- a CDS encoding suppressor of fused domain protein, with amino-acid sequence MTEILDRVRAHLRGHFAGAEPESASVTFLGTEPIEVLRFRERADGPAGIVHYVSLGCSRYPMTDPAEILADPQRGPRAEIVLSLRDPRRATGVARSLAILAATPAVEGVVLGADALIDLGSPLWAWPSARVPFTAVLLGRSEIPDLPLGPPRDPVEFLSAIPITATEAAWVRLKGAEAMRRAWENDGVDVLDPKRPAAQPS; translated from the coding sequence GTGACTGAGATCCTCGACCGCGTGCGCGCGCACCTGCGCGGCCACTTCGCCGGGGCCGAGCCCGAGTCGGCGAGCGTGACGTTCCTCGGCACCGAGCCCATCGAGGTGCTGCGATTCCGCGAGCGGGCGGACGGGCCGGCGGGGATAGTGCACTACGTGTCGCTGGGGTGCTCGCGCTACCCGATGACCGACCCGGCGGAAATCCTCGCCGACCCCCAGCGTGGCCCGCGCGCCGAAATCGTGCTGTCCCTGCGGGATCCCCGGCGGGCCACCGGCGTCGCCCGCAGCCTCGCGATACTCGCGGCGACGCCGGCCGTCGAGGGTGTCGTGCTGGGCGCCGACGCGCTGATCGACCTCGGCTCGCCGCTGTGGGCGTGGCCGTCGGCGCGGGTGCCGTTCACCGCGGTGTTGTTGGGCCGCAGCGAGATTCCGGACCTGCCGCTGGGCCCGCCGCGCGACCCGGTGGAGTTCCTGTCGGCGATCCCGATCACCGCGACCGAGGCGGCGTGGGTGCGGCTCAAGGGCGCCGAGGCCATGCGACGGGCATGGGAAAACGACGGCGTGGACGTGCTGGACCCGAAAAGGCCCGCGGCGCAACCGAGCTGA
- the corA gene encoding magnesium/cobalt transporter CorA translates to MFPGFDALPEALRPLAHEPHVEPAPREPREALVDCAVYADGHRMPGTFTYAAALNRVRQIEMLGHEAFVWVGLREPDQSEMQDVADVFGLHPLAVEDAVCAHQRPKLERYDDTVFLVLKTVTYVPHESVVLARQIVETGEIMVFVGRDFVVTVRHGEHGGLSEVRKRMDADPEQLRLGPFAVMHAIADDVVDHYLEVSSLIESDIDGIEEVAFAPGRKLDVEPIYLLKREVVELRRCVSPLSVAFHRMQVENKDVISKEVRRYMRDVSDHQSQAADQITSYDDMLNSLVQAALARVGMQQNNDMRKMAAWAGILAVPTMVAAIYGMNFHFMPELNWTWGYPGIMALMSLFCLVLYFQFRRNNWL, encoded by the coding sequence GTGTTCCCGGGGTTCGACGCATTGCCCGAAGCGCTCAGACCGCTCGCCCACGAGCCGCACGTAGAGCCCGCTCCCCGCGAGCCGCGCGAGGCCTTGGTGGACTGCGCCGTCTACGCCGACGGCCACCGGATGCCCGGGACGTTCACGTACGCCGCCGCGCTCAACAGGGTGCGCCAGATCGAAATGCTCGGCCACGAGGCATTCGTCTGGGTGGGCCTGCGCGAGCCGGACCAGTCCGAGATGCAGGACGTGGCCGACGTGTTCGGGCTGCACCCGCTGGCCGTCGAAGACGCCGTGTGCGCGCACCAGCGGCCCAAGCTGGAGCGATACGACGACACCGTCTTCCTCGTCCTGAAGACCGTCACCTACGTCCCGCACGAATCGGTGGTGCTGGCCCGCCAGATCGTCGAGACCGGCGAGATCATGGTGTTCGTCGGCAGGGATTTCGTGGTCACCGTCCGCCATGGTGAGCACGGTGGGCTGTCCGAGGTGCGCAAGCGCATGGACGCCGACCCCGAGCAGTTGCGCCTCGGACCGTTCGCGGTGATGCACGCCATCGCCGACGACGTGGTGGACCACTACCTCGAGGTGAGCAGCCTGATCGAATCCGACATCGACGGCATCGAGGAGGTGGCGTTCGCCCCGGGCCGCAAGCTCGATGTCGAGCCGATCTACCTGCTCAAGCGCGAGGTCGTCGAGCTGCGCCGGTGCGTGAGCCCGCTGTCCGTCGCGTTCCATCGAATGCAGGTGGAAAACAAGGACGTGATCTCCAAGGAGGTGCGGCGCTACATGCGCGACGTCTCCGACCACCAGTCCCAGGCCGCGGACCAGATCACCAGCTACGACGACATGCTCAACTCGCTGGTGCAGGCCGCGCTGGCCCGCGTCGGGATGCAGCAGAACAACGACATGCGCAAGATGGCGGCGTGGGCCGGCATCCTCGCGGTGCCCACCATGGTCGCCGCCATCTACGGCATGAACTTTCATTTCATGCCCGAGCTGAACTGGACGTGGGGTTACCCGGGGATCATGGCCCTGATGTCCCTCTTCTGCCTGGTGCTGTACTTCCAATTCCGGCGCAACAACTGGCTGTAG
- a CDS encoding malate dehydrogenase — MNASPVKVAVTGAAGQIGYSLLFRLASGSLLGPDRPIELRLLEIEPALKALEGVVMELDDCAFPLLAGVEIGADPNKIFDGVNLALLVGARPRGPGMERGDLLEANGAIFTAQGKALNAVAAADVRVGVTGNPANTNALIALSNAPDIPRERFSALTRLDHNRAISQLARKAGAKVTDVKKMTIWGNHSATQYPDVFHAEINGRNAAEVVNDQAWIENDFIPTVAKRGAAIIDARGASSAASAASATIDAARDWLLGSPDGNWVSMAVISDGSYGVPEGLISSFPVTTEGGDWTIVTGLEIDEFSRARIDKSTAELADERAAVTELGLI, encoded by the coding sequence GTGAACGCAAGTCCTGTCAAGGTCGCCGTCACCGGCGCCGCCGGCCAGATCGGCTACAGCCTGTTGTTCCGCCTGGCGAGCGGCTCGCTGCTGGGGCCCGACCGCCCGATCGAGCTGCGCCTGCTGGAGATCGAGCCCGCGCTCAAGGCGCTCGAGGGTGTGGTGATGGAGCTCGACGACTGCGCGTTCCCGCTGCTGGCCGGTGTCGAGATCGGCGCGGATCCGAACAAGATCTTCGACGGCGTGAACCTGGCCCTGCTCGTCGGCGCCCGCCCGCGCGGCCCCGGCATGGAGCGCGGCGACCTGCTGGAGGCCAACGGGGCGATCTTCACCGCGCAGGGCAAGGCCCTCAACGCCGTCGCCGCCGCCGACGTCCGCGTCGGCGTGACCGGCAACCCGGCCAACACCAACGCGCTGATCGCACTGAGCAACGCCCCCGACATCCCGCGGGAGCGCTTCTCCGCGCTCACCCGCCTCGACCACAACCGGGCGATCTCGCAGCTGGCCCGCAAGGCCGGCGCCAAGGTCACCGACGTCAAGAAGATGACGATCTGGGGCAACCACTCGGCCACCCAGTACCCCGACGTGTTCCACGCCGAGATCAACGGCAGGAACGCGGCCGAGGTGGTCAACGACCAGGCCTGGATCGAGAACGACTTCATCCCCACCGTCGCCAAGCGCGGCGCGGCCATCATCGACGCGCGCGGCGCCTCGTCGGCCGCCTCGGCCGCGTCGGCGACCATCGACGCCGCCCGCGACTGGCTGCTGGGCAGCCCGGACGGCAACTGGGTGTCCATGGCCGTCATCTCCGACGGCTCGTACGGCGTGCCCGAGGGGCTGATCTCGTCGTTCCCGGTGACCACCGAGGGCGGCGACTGGACGATCGTCACCGGCCTGGAGATCGACGAGTTCTCCCGCGCCCGGATCGACAAATCGACCGCCGAGCTCGCCGACGAGCGCGCCGCGGTCACCGAGCTGGGCCTGATCTAG
- a CDS encoding NAD(P)-dependent malic enzyme produces MSEIVPPQIAIGDDEIFEAHVGGKLSVELKSPLDTQRALSIAYTPGVAQVSRAIAADQTLAARYTWANRLVAVVSDGSAVLGLGDIGPAASLPVMEGKCGLFKEFAGLDAIPIVLGTKDPDEIVETLARLRPTFGAVNLEDISAPRCFEIERRVIEALDCPVMHDDQHGTAIVVLAALMGATKLLGRDMCSLRVVVSGAGAAGVACTNLLLAMGVSDITVLDSRGILHTGRDDMNGVKVDLARRTNPGGLAGGMIEALGGADVFLGVSAGVVPEELIATMAPDGIVFALSNPDPEIHPELAAKHAAVVATGRSDFPNQINNVLAFPGVFRGALDAGARRITEKMMVAAAEAIFSVVSDDLAVDRIVPSPLDLRVGEAVAKAVTLAAEVSDATA; encoded by the coding sequence GTGTCCGAAATCGTGCCGCCACAGATCGCCATCGGAGACGACGAGATCTTCGAGGCCCACGTAGGTGGGAAGCTTTCCGTCGAGCTGAAGTCTCCGCTGGACACCCAGCGCGCCTTGTCGATCGCCTACACCCCGGGCGTGGCGCAGGTCAGTCGGGCGATCGCCGCCGATCAGACGCTGGCCGCCCGCTACACCTGGGCGAATCGGTTGGTGGCCGTCGTCAGCGACGGCAGCGCGGTGCTCGGCCTCGGTGACATCGGGCCGGCGGCGTCGCTGCCGGTGATGGAAGGTAAGTGCGGGCTGTTCAAGGAGTTCGCCGGGCTGGACGCGATCCCGATCGTGTTGGGCACCAAGGATCCCGACGAGATCGTCGAGACCCTGGCGCGGCTGCGTCCGACGTTCGGCGCCGTCAACCTCGAGGACATCTCCGCCCCACGCTGTTTCGAGATCGAACGACGGGTCATCGAGGCGCTGGACTGCCCGGTGATGCACGACGACCAGCACGGCACGGCCATCGTCGTGCTGGCCGCCCTGATGGGCGCCACCAAGCTGCTCGGCCGTGACATGTGCTCGCTGCGGGTGGTGGTCTCCGGCGCCGGCGCCGCGGGCGTCGCGTGCACGAATCTCCTTCTGGCGATGGGGGTTTCGGACATCACCGTGCTGGACTCGCGCGGCATCCTGCACACCGGGCGCGACGACATGAACGGCGTCAAGGTCGATCTGGCGCGACGCACGAATCCCGGTGGCCTCGCCGGCGGCATGATCGAGGCGCTCGGCGGGGCCGACGTGTTCCTCGGGGTGTCGGCGGGCGTGGTCCCCGAGGAGCTGATCGCCACCATGGCACCCGACGGGATCGTGTTCGCGCTGTCCAACCCCGACCCGGAGATCCACCCCGAGCTCGCGGCCAAGCACGCGGCGGTGGTGGCCACCGGCCGCAGCGACTTTCCCAACCAGATCAACAACGTGCTCGCGTTCCCCGGGGTGTTTCGCGGCGCGCTGGACGCGGGCGCGCGCCGGATCACCGAAAAGATGATGGTGGCCGCGGCCGAGGCGATCTTCTCCGTCGTCAGCGACGACCTCGCGGTCGACCGGATCGTCCCGAGCCCACTGGACCTGCGCGTCGGGGAAGCCGTCGCCAAAGCGGTCACCCTGGCCGCAGAAGTGTCAGACGCCACGGCGTGA
- a CDS encoding glycine betaine ABC transporter substrate-binding protein, with protein sequence MRIGRAAAALLAAALAVVVWAGCATNAGQRHPELVVGSRPDPESTLLAGVYVAALRSYGFAARPDAAADPMAKLDSGAFTVVPAFTGQVLQALQPGASVLSDAQVYRAMIAALPEGILAGDYTTAAEDKPVLLVTQATARAWGGQDLSALPGHCDGVAIGAVAGFAAPAAVGSCRLPHPHEFPDDTTLFAAARSGRLSAAWATTADPDIPADLVALADRKPALIRAENVVPLYRRNALSDRQLLAINEVAGVLDTAALADMRRQVAGGADPQAVAGGWLAEHPLGR encoded by the coding sequence GTGAGAATCGGCAGGGCGGCCGCGGCGCTGCTCGCCGCCGCGCTCGCCGTGGTTGTCTGGGCCGGCTGCGCGACCAACGCCGGCCAACGCCATCCGGAACTGGTGGTCGGATCCCGGCCCGACCCCGAGTCGACGCTGCTGGCCGGCGTCTACGTGGCGGCGCTGCGCTCATACGGTTTCGCGGCGCGCCCCGACGCCGCCGCCGACCCGATGGCCAAGCTGGACTCCGGCGCCTTCACCGTCGTCCCCGCGTTCACCGGCCAGGTGCTGCAGGCCCTGCAGCCCGGCGCATCGGTGCTCTCCGACGCCCAGGTCTACCGCGCGATGATCGCGGCGCTGCCCGAGGGCATCCTGGCGGGCGACTACACCACCGCGGCCGAGGACAAACCCGTGCTGCTGGTGACGCAAGCCACCGCCCGGGCCTGGGGCGGCCAAGACCTCAGCGCGCTGCCCGGGCACTGCGACGGCGTGGCGATCGGGGCCGTCGCGGGGTTTGCGGCGCCCGCGGCGGTGGGATCGTGCCGGCTGCCCCACCCGCATGAATTTCCGGATGACACAACGCTTTTCGCCGCGGCGCGGTCGGGGCGGCTGAGCGCGGCGTGGGCCACCACCGCCGACCCCGACATTCCCGCCGACCTGGTCGCGCTGGCCGACCGCAAGCCGGCGCTGATCCGGGCCGAGAACGTGGTGCCGCTGTATCGCCGCAACGCGCTGAGCGACAGGCAGCTGCTGGCGATCAACGAGGTGGCCGGCGTGCTGGACACCGCGGCGCTGGCCGACATGCGCCGCCAGGTGGCCGGGGGCGCCGACCCCCAGGCGGTGGCCGGCGGATGGCTGGCCGAACACCCCCTGGGCCGCTGA
- a CDS encoding SDR family NAD(P)-dependent oxidoreductase encodes MEGFAGKVAVVTGAGSGIGRALAIELGRSGAKVAISDVNVEGLADTERQLKAIGAEVKADRLNVTEREAFLAYADAVNEHFGKVNQIYNNAGIAYTGDIEVSPFKDIERVMDVDFWGVVNGTKAFLPHLIASGDGHVINVSSVFGLFSSPGQAAYNAAKFAVRGFTEALRQEMVLAGHPVAVTTVHPGGIKTAIARNATVAEGLDRDELAKLFDKRLAHTSPQRAARIILEAVRKKRARVLVGADAKVLDILVRLTGSGYQRLFLTVTGRLIPRS; translated from the coding sequence CGGACGGGCGCTGGCGATCGAGCTGGGCCGCTCGGGCGCCAAGGTGGCGATCAGCGACGTCAACGTCGAGGGGCTGGCCGACACCGAGCGACAGCTGAAGGCGATCGGCGCGGAGGTCAAGGCGGATCGGCTCAACGTCACCGAACGCGAGGCGTTCCTGGCCTACGCCGACGCCGTCAACGAGCACTTCGGCAAGGTCAACCAGATCTACAACAACGCCGGCATCGCCTACACCGGAGACATCGAGGTCAGCCCGTTCAAGGACATCGAACGGGTGATGGACGTCGACTTCTGGGGCGTCGTGAACGGCACCAAGGCCTTCCTTCCGCACCTCATCGCCTCCGGCGACGGCCACGTCATCAACGTCTCGAGCGTGTTCGGGCTGTTCTCGTCGCCGGGGCAGGCGGCCTACAACGCGGCCAAGTTCGCCGTCCGCGGCTTCACCGAGGCGCTGCGGCAGGAGATGGTGCTGGCCGGCCACCCGGTCGCGGTGACCACGGTGCACCCCGGCGGCATCAAGACCGCGATCGCCCGCAACGCCACAGTCGCCGAGGGACTCGACCGCGACGAGCTGGCCAAACTGTTCGACAAGCGGCTGGCCCATACCAGCCCGCAACGGGCCGCCCGGATCATCCTGGAAGCCGTGCGCAAGAAGAGGGCCCGGGTGCTCGTCGGCGCCGACGCGAAGGTTCTGGACATCCTGGTGCGGCTGACGGGCTCGGGATATCAGCGGCTGTTTTTGACCGTGACGGGCCGGCTGATCCCCCGGAGCTGA